The nucleotide window CGAACATTGCATTGTTTCGGTTGACTAAAAGCGGTGACCGATGCGTAAGCCAATGGTATCCAACCCCTCATTTTCATCGGCAAGATAGGCGTTGGAGATATGATCCACCATCAGTGAAAGGCTATTCTGCTTGGTTAGTTGATACCCGACAGAGGCCGAGAGACGGAACAGTACCTGAGAACCAAGACTTTTACGGTCTGAAGCATAGTTTAAGGTGTCGCCATTATGAACCGTCCCCCCCAATGACCCTTCCACAAAAAGCTGATTGAGCCATCTATGGTGCCAGGTTAGCCCTGTATAGAGCTGACTGGTATAGCCGTCACTGTTAAGGGCAAAGCCCACATGGGGCCTAGGGCTGCCCATGGATGACAATAAACGCGGTGTCGCAAATAGAATTTCACCATTAAGATCTTGACCACCTTCTCGGTTAAAACTCAAAAAATCAATATCATGCAACATCGCCCCTAAGCGCAACTCTGGACCCACCTCTTGAGCATGTAGAGGAGGTGAGCACAACCCTGCACAAACCGACATAGCCACCAACATGTGCTTTTTCATCGCCTTCTCTCCCGACTTCAGTACAATAGCTCTCCTCATTTTGGTCTCGGGTTATCGCAAAAGGTTTCTTTTAAAGCGATACCTTGGTTTTTTATCACGGAAACAACCATGTCAAACCGTACCGCCACACGCCTTGGCTTTGGTGCCATTCTTCTTTGGTCTACGCTGGGTCTACTCACAGCTATAGCAGGACCACTCCCCCCTTTTCAAATGGTTGCATTAACATTTTCAGTTTCTGCAGTTATGGGTCTGATTGGCATCATCAGTCCTGGTCCTTGGGGGCGCAGTATGCATAAATACCCACTCAAACTATGGGGGTTGGGATTGTGGGGGCTGTTTGGGTATCACTTTTTCTATTTTCTCGCTTTGGGCCATGCACCTGCTGTTGAAGCTAACCTTATCAATTATTTATGGCCTCTACTCATTGTTTTGTTTTCAGGCCTATTGCCTAATGAACATCTTTCTCGCTGGTCTATCATAGGGGTTGTACTGGGCTTTATCGGGGCAGCGTCTGTTGTGGTCACGGCTGAGGGTTCATTGAGTAATGAGGCGGCTGGTTTTGGTTATTTCATGGCGGTTATGGCGGCCTTAGCTTGGTCAAGCTATTCGGTACTTAGTCGCCATTTTGCACATATTGGTAGTGATGCTGTGGCGGGCTTTTGCCTGCTTACTGCGATCAGCGCCTGGGCCTGTCATATCAGTATGGAAACATGGGTTGCACCAAGCCTGACCCAATATGCTGCATTAACCAGCCTTGGTTTGGGGCCTGTTGGGCTGGCTTTTTTCTTGTGGGATCGGGGCATGAAACGAGGAGATATTCAACTCTTAGGTACACTTTCCTACCTTACCCCCCTACTCTCTACCTTACTTCTGATAAGCTTTGGGCATGGCCAATGGCGCTCTAGTTTATTGATGGCTGCCCTACTTATTGTGAGCGGCGCATTTCTGGCTTCTAAAAAAAGCACCGAGCGTACACCACCAACTCTAAAAACACCGTAGGATGCAGGTTGAAAACTTGCTTTTTTGATCGCATCCCATACTTGTAATCATGCCTCGCCACGACTTGAACGGCCACTCTAGTATAATAGAAACCCTTCACAAGGTACCTCAAGGCTTCATGATCCACCCGACACAGAGTACGGTGCAAAGCTTGAGCACCACCAAGATCAAACGTCTAGCAGATCGAATAGCCCCTCCTGTACAGATTGCTACCTCACCCCCTTTCCACAGGGTGATAACCTTACCTTTAAAGAGCCGACATAGAGCTAAGCCAGCTCCAAAACACAGCTGGCATGACGACAAGTGTGCCTTTTAGCCGGGAGCCCCATCTAGCAGGTTTAAAAGCGAACCTTCCCCAAACGGCAGATCGTGAGCAACACCCCGCCCGTTATTCACAAGCTTAAACCGTGTCATCACATTGTGAGGTTGATTTTCCGGTGCCCATGGTGATGGTTGCGCCCCACCTTGGGCAACCAGCCATGTGCGACATAGGCTGATGGTGGATAGCCGCCTTTTAACCAATATGCGGATCAAAGATGGATTGAAATGCTTGCCCCTGTTACAGAGCCATATGCCTGCGTAAAGCATTCGATAC belongs to Magnetococcus sp. PR-3 and includes:
- a CDS encoding acyloxyacyl hydrolase, which encodes MKKHMLVAMSVCAGLCSPPLHAQEVGPELRLGAMLHDIDFLSFNREGGQDLNGEILFATPRLLSSMGSPRPHVGFALNSDGYTSQLYTGLTWHHRWLNQLFVEGSLGGTVHNGDTLNYASDRKSLGSQVLFRLSASVGYQLTKQNSLSLMVDHISNAYLADENEGLDTIGLRIGHRF
- the yddG gene encoding aromatic amino acid exporter YddG, with the protein product MSNRTATRLGFGAILLWSTLGLLTAIAGPLPPFQMVALTFSVSAVMGLIGIISPGPWGRSMHKYPLKLWGLGLWGLFGYHFFYFLALGHAPAVEANLINYLWPLLIVLFSGLLPNEHLSRWSIIGVVLGFIGAASVVVTAEGSLSNEAAGFGYFMAVMAALAWSSYSVLSRHFAHIGSDAVAGFCLLTAISAWACHISMETWVAPSLTQYAALTSLGLGPVGLAFFLWDRGMKRGDIQLLGTLSYLTPLLSTLLLISFGHGQWRSSLLMAALLIVSGAFLASKKSTERTPPTLKTP